A section of the Diabrotica virgifera virgifera chromosome 8, PGI_DIABVI_V3a genome encodes:
- the LOC114341144 gene encoding protein mono-ADP-ribosyltransferase PARP12 — protein sequence MKNKEYQEIAKLFKDKNKKLFQIHKIEKIHNPYLLGQYAIKKKHLEKLSKKNKRKIPKDIRLFHGTGKDEMESICKTNFDWRRAGINSGHKFGQGVSFSATANYATNYTDDKDELKVIIVAKALIGNTCIGYDKMIIPEENCDTSSDKNENVFVKYDDGTFYPEYRIYYMGNNPDKLNYYQQRKKSITLRDFILDKFE from the exons ATGAAGAATAAAGAATATCAAGAAATAGCTAAACTTTttaaggacaaaaataaaaaattatttcagATTCACAAGATAGAAAAAATACACAATCCGTATCTGCTAGGACAATATGCTATAAAGAAGAAACACTTAGAGAAActgagcaaaaaaaacaaaagaaaaataccAAAGGACATACGGTTATTTCATGGAACCGGTAAAGATGAAATGGAAAGTATTTGTAAGACAAATTTTGACTGGAGGCGCGCAG GTATAAACAGTGGTCACAAGTTTGGGCAAGGCGTATCATTTTCAGCTACAGCGAACTATGCTACAAATTATACTGATGATAAAGACGAGCTTAAGGTTATAATTGTGGCAAAAGCTTTGATTGGAAATACGTGTATTGGATATGATAAAATGATTATACCAGAAGAGAATTGCGACACTAGTTCAGATAAAAATGAGAACGTTTTTGTTAAATATGATGATGGAACCTTCTATCCAGAATATAGGATATATTATATGGGTAATAATCCTGACAAACTGAATTATTATCAACAAAGAAAGAAGTCGATAACTTTAAGAGACTTTATCCTCGACAAGTTTGAGTAG